From the genome of Novosphingobium sp. TH158, one region includes:
- a CDS encoding sigma-54 dependent transcriptional regulator, which yields MAEIEQRLLMLIDDEPAQCRLISALAAREGWRTIVVRDSETAIATLGTRQGMQLNAIILDQWVPGDDACELIAELKSRRPALPILMLTTSASPLLAVEAMRAGATDYLIKPVAPDRLMQALRAATTRETPQDELAPLTEKMAASLDFDSMIGAAPTFRAALAVAAKAARGHAPVLIEGESGTGKEMLVRAMHAASPRARMPMRIVNVGGLPANSVESVLFGHERGAFPGAFDRQIGALQHCDGGTLVLDEIDRLPDHVQERLAEAIARSDVRPIGARHSFRVDVRLIAASNLPLRDLVSAGHFLPELHQALAHTTVVLPPLRERAGDIPALARHFLARIGEQPGLRPLGITDSALALLAAFDWPGNVRQLQAVLFRAAVFCDGDALTSEDFPQLSNLIGSEPHAPLNPMQEGSGVLLYTPDGNLRPLEEIEADVIRLAIGHYRGRMTEVARRLGIGRSTLYRKLSDLGIDSAA from the coding sequence ATGGCCGAGATCGAGCAGCGCCTGCTGATGCTGATCGACGACGAGCCGGCGCAGTGCCGGCTGATCTCTGCGCTTGCCGCGCGGGAAGGCTGGCGCACGATCGTCGTGCGCGACAGCGAGACGGCCATCGCCACGCTCGGTACGCGCCAGGGGATGCAGCTCAATGCCATCATCCTCGACCAGTGGGTTCCGGGGGATGATGCCTGCGAACTCATCGCCGAACTCAAGAGCCGCCGCCCCGCCCTGCCGATCCTGATGCTGACCACCAGCGCATCGCCGCTGCTCGCGGTCGAGGCCATGCGCGCAGGGGCAACCGACTACCTGATCAAGCCGGTCGCGCCAGACCGGCTGATGCAGGCCCTGCGCGCCGCGACCACGCGCGAGACGCCCCAGGACGAGCTGGCCCCGCTGACCGAGAAGATGGCGGCCAGCCTCGACTTCGATTCGATGATCGGCGCCGCTCCCACCTTCCGCGCCGCGCTTGCCGTTGCGGCCAAGGCGGCGCGCGGCCATGCCCCCGTGCTGATCGAGGGCGAGAGCGGCACCGGCAAGGAGATGCTGGTGCGCGCCATGCACGCCGCCTCTCCGCGCGCCCGGATGCCGATGCGGATCGTCAACGTGGGCGGTCTGCCGGCCAACTCGGTCGAATCCGTCCTTTTCGGGCACGAGCGCGGGGCCTTTCCCGGCGCCTTCGACCGCCAGATCGGCGCGCTGCAGCATTGCGACGGGGGCACGCTGGTGCTCGACGAGATCGACCGCCTGCCCGATCACGTGCAGGAGCGGCTGGCCGAAGCGATCGCCCGCAGCGACGTGCGCCCGATCGGTGCCCGCCACTCCTTCCGCGTCGACGTGCGCCTGATCGCGGCGAGCAACCTGCCATTGCGCGACCTCGTATCGGCCGGCCACTTCCTGCCCGAACTGCACCAGGCGCTGGCCCACACCACGGTGGTGCTGCCCCCCCTGCGCGAGCGCGCGGGCGACATCCCGGCACTGGCTCGCCACTTCCTGGCCCGCATCGGCGAGCAGCCGGGGCTGCGGCCGCTGGGCATTACCGACAGCGCGCTGGCGCTGCTGGCCGCCTTTGACTGGCCCGGCAATGTCCGCCAGCTCCAGGCGGTGCTGTTCCGCGCCGCCGTGTTCTGCGATGGCGATGCCCTGACCAGCGAGGACTTTCCCCAGCTGTCCAACCTCATCGGCAGCGAGCCGCATGCGCCGCTCAACCCGATGCAGGAAGGCTCGGGCGTCCTGCTCTATACGCCGGACGGCAACCTGCGCCCGCTCGAAGAGATCGAGGCCGACGTCATCCGCCTTGCCATCGGCCACTATCGCGGCCGCATGACAGAGGTTGCCCGGCGGCTGGGGATCGGGCGCTCGACGCTTTACCGCAAGCTCTCCGACCTCGGGATAGACAGCGCCGCCTGA
- a CDS encoding aa3-type cytochrome c oxidase subunit IV, with the protein MKAHEATYGSFLGMLKVSIPVLTVITIIVIALVA; encoded by the coding sequence ATGAAGGCTCACGAAGCGACCTACGGCAGCTTCCTGGGCATGCTGAAGGTCTCGATTCCGGTACTCACCGTAATCACCATCATCGTCATCGCGCTGGTCGCCTGA
- a CDS encoding Re/Si-specific NAD(P)(+) transhydrogenase subunit alpha translates to MAEALRIAVLKEHANGETRVAATPETVKKFIALGAAVAVEAGAGAGASIPDADYAAVGAEVKSGAVTGADIVLGVQGPEPKDLSGVRAGAWIVATLDPFRERARVDEYASLGLEALAMEFMPRITRAQSMDVLSSQSNLAGYKAVIEAANLYGRAFPMMMTAAGTVSAAKAFVMGVGVAGLQAIATARRLGAQVSATDVRSATKEQIQSLGAKPIFVENVAGIEGEGAGGYATEMSEEYQKAQAELVSSHIAKQDIVITTALIPGRPAPRLISDAQIASMKPGSVIFDLAVAQGGNVEGSAADQVVEKHGVKILGYSNTPAKLPADASALYARNLYNFLSAFWDKEQGKPVLDEEIGDAVRLTRDGKVVNERLLGA, encoded by the coding sequence ATGGCCGAAGCCTTGCGGATCGCGGTTCTGAAGGAACACGCGAACGGGGAAACCCGCGTCGCGGCAACGCCGGAAACGGTGAAGAAGTTCATCGCCCTGGGGGCCGCGGTCGCCGTCGAGGCGGGCGCAGGCGCGGGGGCATCGATCCCCGATGCCGACTATGCCGCTGTCGGCGCCGAGGTGAAGTCCGGTGCCGTGACCGGCGCGGACATCGTGCTCGGCGTGCAGGGGCCGGAACCCAAGGACCTTTCAGGCGTGCGCGCCGGGGCCTGGATCGTCGCCACGCTCGATCCGTTCCGGGAACGGGCACGGGTCGATGAATATGCCAGCCTCGGGCTTGAAGCCCTGGCGATGGAGTTCATGCCGCGCATCACCCGTGCGCAGTCGATGGACGTCTTGTCCTCGCAGTCGAACCTTGCAGGCTACAAGGCCGTGATCGAGGCAGCGAACCTTTACGGTCGCGCCTTCCCGATGATGATGACCGCCGCAGGCACGGTGAGCGCCGCCAAGGCCTTCGTCATGGGTGTCGGCGTTGCCGGCCTCCAGGCCATCGCCACCGCCCGCCGCCTTGGCGCGCAGGTATCGGCCACCGACGTGCGCTCGGCCACCAAGGAACAGATCCAGTCGCTCGGCGCCAAGCCCATCTTCGTTGAGAACGTGGCAGGCATCGAGGGCGAGGGCGCAGGCGGCTATGCCACCGAGATGTCGGAAGAGTACCAGAAGGCGCAGGCCGAGCTGGTCTCAAGCCATATCGCCAAGCAGGACATCGTCATCACCACGGCCCTGATCCCGGGTCGCCCCGCTCCGCGCCTGATCTCCGACGCGCAGATCGCCTCGATGAAGCCCGGTTCGGTGATCTTCGACCTCGCAGTGGCGCAGGGCGGCAACGTGGAAGGCTCGGCCGCGGACCAGGTCGTCGAGAAGCACGGGGTGAAGATCCTCGGCTATTCGAACACCCCGGCCAAGCTGCCGGCGGACGCCTCGGCGCTCTACGCCCGCAACCTCTACAACTTCCTCTCCGCCTTCTGGGACAAGGAACAGGGCAAGCCGGTCCTCGACGAGGAAATCGGCGATGCCGTGCGCCTGACGCGCGACGGCAAGGTGGTGAACGAGAGGCTTCTGGGGGCGTAA
- a CDS encoding NAD(P) transhydrogenase subunit alpha: MDFISILSIFVMACFVGYYVVWSVTPALHTPLMAVTNAISSVIVVGALIASAAAGSATSKWLGLLAVVLASVNIFGGFAVTARMLAMYKKKERN; the protein is encoded by the coding sequence ATGGACTTCATCTCAATCCTCTCGATCTTCGTCATGGCCTGCTTTGTCGGCTATTACGTCGTCTGGTCGGTTACCCCGGCGCTGCACACGCCGCTGATGGCGGTGACAAATGCGATTTCCTCGGTGATCGTCGTCGGCGCGCTGATTGCTTCGGCGGCGGCGGGCTCTGCGACCAGCAAGTGGCTCGGACTGCTTGCGGTGGTGCTGGCAAGCGTCAACATCTTCGGCGGCTTTGCCGTGACGGCGCGCATGCTGGCGATGTACAAGAAGAAGGAGCGCAACTGA
- a CDS encoding NAD(P)(+) transhydrogenase (Re/Si-specific) subunit beta → MSLALLAAAAADAAHAVNPWVALAYLASGVLFILALRGLSSPSTSRAGNRYGMIGMLIAVVTTLVTHEIASLPEIVGALAIGGAIGWIIARKIAMTDMPQLVAAFHSLVGLAAVLVGWAAYLNPEAFGIAGPDGAINPVSRLEMGLGIAIGAITFSGSVIAFLKLAGKMSGAPILLPLRHVINLGTLIAIVGLTGFFMTDQSLWVIATITALSFIIGFLLIIPIGGADMPVVVSMLNSYSGWAAAAMGFTLHNTAMIITGALVGSSGAILSYIMCKAMNRGFLSVIAGGFGAEAAAGDGAAREQRPWKRGSAEDAAYMLGEAEKVIIIPGYGMAVSQAQHALREMADLLKARGVEVKYAIHPVAGRMPGHMNVLLAEANVPYDEVFELEDINSEFATADVAFIIGANDVVNPAAKTDKSSPIYGMPVFDVDKAKQVFFIKRSMGGVGYAGVDNDVFYMDQTLMLLADAKKMVEDINKGLAH, encoded by the coding sequence ATGAGCCTTGCGCTTCTGGCTGCTGCCGCTGCCGATGCGGCCCATGCGGTGAACCCGTGGGTGGCGCTCGCCTACCTTGCCTCGGGCGTCCTCTTCATCCTCGCCCTGCGCGGGCTGTCGAGCCCCTCCACCAGCCGCGCGGGCAACCGCTATGGCATGATCGGCATGCTGATCGCCGTGGTCACGACGCTCGTCACGCACGAGATTGCCAGCCTGCCCGAGATCGTCGGCGCGCTCGCCATCGGTGGCGCGATTGGCTGGATCATCGCGCGCAAGATCGCGATGACCGACATGCCGCAGCTCGTCGCCGCGTTCCACAGCCTTGTCGGCCTTGCCGCAGTGCTCGTCGGCTGGGCGGCATACCTCAACCCCGAGGCTTTCGGCATTGCGGGGCCTGACGGAGCGATCAACCCGGTCTCGCGGCTGGAAATGGGCCTTGGCATCGCCATTGGCGCGATCACCTTCTCTGGCTCGGTCATCGCCTTCCTCAAGCTCGCCGGCAAGATGAGCGGTGCGCCGATCCTGCTGCCGCTGCGCCATGTGATCAACCTTGGCACCCTGATCGCCATCGTGGGGCTTACCGGCTTCTTCATGACCGACCAGAGCCTGTGGGTGATCGCCACGATCACGGCACTCTCGTTCATCATCGGCTTCCTGCTGATCATCCCGATCGGCGGCGCGGACATGCCGGTGGTCGTCTCGATGCTCAACTCGTACTCGGGCTGGGCAGCGGCGGCGATGGGCTTCACGCTGCACAACACGGCAATGATCATCACCGGCGCGCTGGTCGGCTCGTCGGGCGCGATCCTCTCTTACATCATGTGCAAGGCGATGAACCGCGGCTTCCTTTCGGTCATCGCTGGTGGCTTCGGAGCCGAAGCGGCAGCGGGCGACGGCGCGGCGCGTGAACAGCGCCCGTGGAAGCGCGGCTCGGCCGAAGACGCGGCCTACATGCTGGGCGAGGCCGAGAAGGTCATCATCATCCCCGGCTACGGCATGGCGGTTTCGCAGGCCCAGCACGCGCTGCGCGAAATGGCTGACCTGTTGAAGGCCAGGGGCGTCGAGGTGAAGTATGCGATCCACCCGGTCGCGGGCCGCATGCCGGGGCACATGAACGTGCTGCTGGCCGAAGCCAACGTCCCCTATGACGAGGTGTTCGAGCTGGAGGATATCAACTCCGAATTCGCCACCGCTGACGTTGCCTTCATCATCGGCGCGAACGACGTGGTGAACCCCGCCGCCAAGACCGACAAGTCATCGCCGATCTACGGCATGCCCGTGTTCGACGTCGACAAGGCCAAGCAGGTGTTCTTCATCAAGCGTTCGATGGGCGGCGTGGGTTATGCCGGGGTCGACAACGACGTTTTCTACATGGACCAGACGCTGATGCTGCTGGCCGATGCCAAGAAGATGGTGGAAGACATCAACAAGGGTCTGGCGCACTGA
- a CDS encoding aspartate/glutamate racemase family protein: protein MRKLGLIGGMSWFSTRTYYEHINRIVQKRAGQRHSAPLLIESLDFADLQRLSTADEWKRAAEVLAKSARRLEKAGASAIVIGANSMHKVYDQVAAAVEVPVIHIAECVADRVARDGRRKVALIGTRNVMLESFYRQKLIERDIELLPPEMAFVDTLDHVIYDELVLGKASRNAQRELKTILTNLGQDGAQAVVLGCTELEMLVDVDASVLPVYDCTRIHAEAAAEWILGGE from the coding sequence TTGCGCAAACTCGGCCTTATTGGCGGCATGTCGTGGTTCTCGACCCGCACCTATTACGAACACATCAACCGCATCGTGCAGAAGCGCGCGGGGCAGCGCCATTCCGCGCCGCTGCTGATCGAAAGCCTCGATTTCGCAGACCTGCAGCGCCTGTCCACCGCCGATGAATGGAAGCGCGCCGCAGAAGTGCTGGCAAAGTCCGCGCGCCGGCTGGAAAAGGCCGGCGCGAGTGCCATCGTCATCGGCGCGAACTCGATGCACAAGGTCTATGACCAGGTAGCCGCCGCCGTCGAAGTGCCGGTGATCCACATCGCAGAATGCGTTGCCGATCGCGTAGCGCGCGATGGCCGGCGCAAGGTGGCGCTGATCGGCACGCGCAACGTCATGCTGGAAAGCTTCTATCGCCAGAAGCTGATCGAGCGCGATATCGAACTGCTGCCGCCGGAAATGGCATTCGTCGATACGCTCGATCACGTGATCTACGATGAACTGGTGCTCGGCAAGGCAAGCCGCAATGCGCAGCGCGAGCTGAAGACGATCCTTACCAACCTGGGCCAGGATGGCGCGCAGGCCGTGGTCCTGGGTTGCACGGAACTGGAAATGCTGGTTGACGTCGATGCCTCGGTCCTGCCGGTCTACGATTGCACCCGCATCCATGCCGAGGCGGCGGCGGAGTGGATCCTGGGAGGGGAATGA
- a CDS encoding deoxyguanosinetriphosphate triphosphohydrolase, translating into MSQRAPYACDPAHSRGREFAAADGLTRGPRGPFQRDRDRIIHSIAFRRLRHKTQVFIAPDGDHYRVRLTHSLEVAQIGRTVARALGVDEDLTEALCLAHDIGHPPFGHSGEDALDEALKEHGGFDHNAHCLRTLMRLESPYCEFDGLNLTWELLEGLAKHNGPVSEPNWALAELDAAFPLGLSDWCGLEGQVAALSDDIAYDNHDIDDGLRAGFLELDDLLTLDFVADHWRAVEARYPGAPRDRQLRELVRSQIGWMVNDLVATTRENVKGLESADAVRKSGRMLACFSPEVAEQERQLKEFMYQRLYYHPEQIETAERARRVTAGLFAAYSADPALMGAAWAQRSHEAEPDRSRHIADYIAGMTDRFAISAYARIFGETPEGLSNV; encoded by the coding sequence ATGAGCCAGCGCGCGCCCTATGCCTGCGATCCGGCGCATAGCCGGGGTCGCGAATTCGCTGCGGCGGATGGGCTGACGCGCGGGCCGCGCGGGCCGTTCCAGCGCGACCGCGACCGGATCATCCATTCGATCGCCTTCCGCCGGCTGCGGCACAAGACACAGGTGTTCATCGCACCCGATGGCGATCATTACCGCGTCCGTCTTACGCACAGCCTGGAAGTGGCGCAGATCGGCCGCACCGTCGCGCGTGCGCTCGGCGTGGACGAGGACCTGACCGAGGCGCTGTGCCTTGCCCATGATATCGGCCATCCGCCTTTCGGGCATTCGGGCGAGGACGCGCTGGACGAGGCGTTGAAGGAGCACGGCGGCTTCGATCACAACGCCCATTGCCTGCGCACGCTGATGCGGCTGGAAAGCCCCTATTGCGAGTTCGACGGGCTGAACCTGACATGGGAACTGCTTGAAGGGCTGGCCAAGCACAACGGCCCGGTTAGCGAGCCGAACTGGGCCCTGGCCGAGCTGGATGCCGCATTCCCGCTGGGCCTTTCGGACTGGTGCGGCCTTGAAGGTCAGGTGGCGGCGCTGTCGGACGACATTGCCTATGACAACCACGATATCGACGATGGCCTGCGCGCTGGCTTTCTCGAGCTTGACGACCTGCTGACGCTTGATTTCGTGGCCGACCACTGGCGCGCGGTCGAGGCCCGCTATCCCGGTGCCCCGCGCGACCGACAGCTGCGCGAACTGGTGCGTAGCCAGATCGGCTGGATGGTAAACGATCTTGTCGCGACCACGCGAGAGAACGTGAAGGGGCTTGAATCGGCCGATGCCGTGCGCAAATCGGGCAGGATGCTCGCCTGCTTCTCACCCGAGGTGGCCGAGCAGGAACGGCAGCTGAAAGAGTTCATGTACCAGCGTCTCTATTACCACCCCGAACAGATCGAAACCGCAGAGCGCGCCCGCCGCGTAACAGCCGGTCTGTTTGCCGCCTATTCCGCCGATCCGGCGCTGATGGGCGCTGCCTGGGCGCAGCGCAGCCACGAGGCCGAGCCCGATCGCAGCCGCCATATTGCCGACTACATCGCCGGCATGACCGACCGCTTTGCCATTTCCGCCTATGCCCGCATCTTCGGCGAGACCCCGGAGGGCCTGAGCAATGTCTAG
- a CDS encoding NAD(P)H-binding protein, giving the protein MSRQVRICLVGATGLVGSALIEACVGRTDVRLVAVSRNEADLPKGARMEVLLAPTTGWQDAIAAAQPDVLVIALGTTWKKAEKSEAQFRLVDEKLVLDCARWGLAAGARQVILVSSAGAARNAKYLYPRVKGEVEDQLARIGFHRVDVLRPGLLIGPRKELRPLERIAQFLSPVLDLLLQGKYRRFRSIHVDVLSQAILALAHQKVRGRFMYEHDEILRAIRRQALEQSVRRAVHGVAVE; this is encoded by the coding sequence ATGTCTAGGCAGGTGCGCATCTGTCTGGTCGGCGCGACGGGGCTTGTCGGATCGGCGCTGATCGAAGCCTGTGTCGGGCGCACCGACGTGCGGCTGGTGGCCGTATCGCGCAACGAGGCGGATCTGCCCAAGGGCGCGCGGATGGAAGTGCTGCTGGCGCCCACGACCGGCTGGCAGGACGCCATTGCCGCGGCCCAGCCGGACGTGCTGGTGATCGCGCTGGGCACGACCTGGAAAAAGGCCGAAAAGAGCGAGGCGCAATTCCGCCTGGTCGATGAAAAGCTGGTGCTCGATTGCGCCCGCTGGGGCCTTGCCGCCGGTGCGCGGCAGGTCATCCTGGTTTCCTCGGCGGGTGCGGCCCGCAATGCGAAGTACCTTTACCCGCGCGTGAAGGGCGAAGTGGAAGACCAGCTGGCCCGCATCGGATTCCATCGTGTCGACGTGCTGCGCCCCGGCCTGCTGATCGGTCCGCGCAAGGAATTGCGCCCACTGGAACGGATCGCGCAGTTCCTCAGCCCTGTTCTCGATCTGCTGTTGCAGGGCAAGTACCGCCGCTTCCGCTCGATCCACGTCGATGTCCTGTCGCAGGCCATCCTGGCCCTGGCTCACCAGAAGGTGCGCGGTCGTTTCATGTACGAACATGACGAGATCCTGCGCGCGATCCGCCGGCAGGCGCTGGAGCAGAGTGTGCGCCGCGCGGTCCACGGGGTGGCTGTGGAATAG
- the gcvT gene encoding glycine cleavage system aminomethyltransferase GcvT, whose translation MSEANDNIDEDAVEVLTLPLDAWHRDKGGRMVEFAGYWMPVQYEGIIAEHLWTRENAGLFDVSHMGQLLLSGEGLEAAVEAVLPIDLSTLKLGQQRYSLLLDEEGGVLDDLMVQRWPDKLYMVVNGATKWDDIGTLREALPDEVTINHLDEQALLALQGPKASAALERHAPGVSALTFMKLGHFTIAGHPATISRSGYTGEDGFEISIPAEAAAEVAGLLCGEPEVKPIGLGARDSLRLEAGLPLYGHDLGPDTSPIEAGLIFGINKRRRAEGGFPGAERIQRELAEGTARRWVGLALEGRQAAREGAEVYAGGELVGKLTSGGFSPSLNHPIATAYVASEFAAEGTAVEIDVRGKRLPARVVPMPFVPHRYHR comes from the coding sequence TTGAGCGAAGCTAACGATAACATTGATGAAGATGCGGTCGAAGTACTGACCCTGCCGCTCGATGCCTGGCATCGCGACAAGGGCGGCCGCATGGTCGAATTCGCCGGATACTGGATGCCCGTCCAGTACGAAGGCATCATCGCCGAACACCTCTGGACGCGTGAAAACGCCGGCCTGTTCGACGTTTCCCACATGGGCCAGCTGCTGCTCTCGGGCGAAGGCCTTGAAGCCGCCGTGGAAGCGGTGCTGCCGATCGACCTTTCGACCCTGAAGCTTGGCCAGCAACGCTACTCGCTGCTGCTCGACGAGGAGGGCGGGGTGCTTGACGACCTGATGGTCCAGCGCTGGCCCGACAAGCTGTACATGGTGGTCAACGGGGCGACCAAGTGGGACGATATCGGCACCCTGCGCGAGGCCCTGCCGGACGAAGTCACGATCAACCACCTGGACGAGCAGGCGCTGCTGGCGCTGCAGGGGCCCAAGGCCTCCGCAGCGCTGGAACGCCATGCTCCCGGCGTTTCGGCGCTGACTTTCATGAAGCTTGGCCATTTCACCATTGCCGGCCATCCCGCCACGATCAGCCGTTCGGGCTATACCGGCGAGGACGGGTTCGAGATTTCGATCCCGGCCGAGGCGGCAGCAGAAGTGGCGGGCCTTTTGTGCGGCGAGCCGGAAGTGAAGCCCATCGGCCTTGGTGCGCGCGACAGCCTGCGGCTTGAGGCTGGCCTGCCGCTCTACGGCCATGACCTTGGGCCGGATACCTCGCCGATCGAGGCAGGGCTGATTTTCGGCATCAACAAGCGCCGCCGTGCCGAGGGCGGTTTTCCCGGCGCGGAGCGCATCCAGCGCGAGCTGGCCGAAGGCACTGCGCGCCGCTGGGTCGGACTTGCGCTTGAAGGCCGCCAGGCCGCGCGCGAGGGCGCGGAGGTTTATGCCGGCGGCGAGCTTGTCGGCAAGCTGACCTCGGGCGGCTTTTCGCCCAGCCTCAACCACCCCATCGCCACCGCCTATGTCGCCAGCGAATTCGCGGCCGAGGGCACGGCGGTGGAGATCGACGTACGGGGCAAGCGCCTGCCTGCCCGTGTCGTTCCCATGCCTTTCGTACCCCATCGCTATCATCGCTGA
- the gcvH gene encoding glycine cleavage system protein GcvH, with protein MARYFTEEHEWIDVVGDLGTVGITDYAQGQLGDITFVDLPEEGASFAKGDSACVVDSVKAASDVYTPVSGTVSAVNGALSDAPELVNEDAEQGGWLFRLTLSDAAELDGLMDEAAYKDFIKGL; from the coding sequence ATGGCCCGCTATTTCACTGAAGAACACGAATGGATCGACGTTGTCGGAGACCTCGGCACCGTTGGCATCACCGATTACGCGCAAGGCCAGCTTGGCGACATCACCTTCGTCGACCTGCCCGAAGAGGGTGCAAGCTTCGCCAAGGGCGACAGCGCCTGCGTCGTCGATTCGGTGAAGGCGGCGAGCGACGTCTACACGCCGGTCAGCGGCACGGTCAGCGCGGTCAACGGCGCACTTTCCGATGCGCCCGAACTGGTCAACGAAGATGCCGAGCAGGGTGGCTGGCTGTTTCGCCTGACCCTGTCCGATGCTGCCGAGCTCGATGGCCTGATGGACGAGGCCGCCTACAAGGACTTCATCAAGGGGCTCTGA
- the gcvPA gene encoding aminomethyl-transferring glycine dehydrogenase subunit GcvPA produces the protein MRYLPLTPAERAEMLGVIGVDSVDALFEDVPAAARLPGPVPGLPLHASEMAVERHMSALAAKNLSAGAAPFFLGAGAYRHHVPASVDHLIQRGEFLTAYTPYQPEIAQGTLQVLFEFQTQVARLLGTDVANASMYDGSTGCWEAVAMAARVTRRRKAVISGGLHPHYVETCRTMAHFTGDVIDARAPQLSGSADDAEVIAAIDGETSCVVVQYPDVLGRIPDLAAIAAAAQAKGALLIAVVTEPVALGLIEAPGHIGADIVVGEGQSLGVGLNFGGPHLGLFGCREKYVRQMPGRLCGQTVDAEGKRGFVLTLSTREQHIRREKATSNICTNAGLCALAFSIHMTLLGGEGLAKLARLNHQAARRTADALAAIPGVSVLNDAYVNEFTVVLPRDAREVVRELADRRVLGGVSLGRLYPGETSLANGLVVCASELTTDEDIAALASALSEVLEGVPA, from the coding sequence ATGCGTTACCTTCCCCTGACCCCGGCCGAACGCGCCGAAATGCTGGGCGTGATCGGCGTGGACAGCGTCGATGCGCTGTTCGAGGATGTTCCAGCCGCCGCGCGCCTTCCCGGACCCGTGCCCGGGCTTCCGCTCCATGCCAGCGAGATGGCGGTGGAACGGCACATGTCGGCCCTTGCGGCGAAGAACCTTTCGGCCGGCGCGGCGCCGTTCTTCCTGGGGGCAGGGGCCTATCGCCACCATGTGCCGGCTTCGGTGGATCACCTGATCCAGCGCGGTGAATTCCTCACCGCTTATACGCCCTACCAGCCGGAAATCGCGCAGGGCACCTTGCAGGTGCTGTTCGAGTTCCAGACCCAGGTCGCGCGCCTGCTGGGCACCGATGTGGCCAATGCCTCGATGTACGATGGCTCGACCGGGTGCTGGGAAGCCGTGGCCATGGCCGCCCGCGTCACCCGGCGCAGGAAGGCCGTGATCTCGGGCGGACTTCATCCGCATTACGTCGAAACTTGCCGCACCATGGCGCACTTCACCGGCGACGTGATCGATGCCCGTGCGCCGCAGCTTTCAGGCTCGGCCGACGATGCCGAGGTGATCGCCGCGATCGATGGCGAGACAAGCTGCGTCGTCGTCCAGTATCCCGATGTGCTGGGCCGCATTCCCGATCTCGCCGCGATTGCCGCGGCTGCCCAGGCCAAGGGTGCGCTGCTGATCGCTGTGGTGACTGAGCCGGTCGCCCTCGGCCTGATCGAGGCGCCGGGCCATATCGGAGCTGATATCGTCGTGGGCGAGGGGCAGTCGCTTGGCGTCGGGCTTAATTTCGGCGGACCTCACCTTGGCCTGTTCGGCTGCCGCGAAAAGTATGTCCGCCAGATGCCCGGGCGCCTCTGCGGCCAGACTGTCGATGCCGAGGGCAAGCGCGGCTTTGTCCTGACGCTCTCGACGCGCGAGCAGCATATCCGCCGCGAAAAGGCGACGAGCAACATCTGCACCAACGCGGGCCTCTGCGCGCTGGCGTTCAGCATCCACATGACCCTGCTGGGCGGAGAAGGGCTGGCGAAGCTGGCCCGGCTCAACCACCAGGCCGCGCGCCGCACCGCCGATGCGCTGGCGGCGATTCCGGGCGTGAGCGTGCTCAACGATGCCTATGTCAATGAATTCACCGTCGTGCTGCCGCGCGATGCGCGTGAAGTGGTGCGCGAACTGGCGGATCGGCGCGTCCTGGGCGGCGTTTCGCTGGGTCGCCTCTATCCCGGGGAGACGTCGCTGGCGAACGGGCTGGTCGTCTGCGCCAGCGAGCTGACCACCGATGAAGACATTGCCGCGCTGGCCTCGGCGCTCAGCGAAGTGCTGGAAGGAGTCCCCGCATGA